The Desulfuromonadales bacterium genome contains a region encoding:
- a CDS encoding DUF3024 domain-containing protein codes for MALPELVRRSAEKILTRYCAGHLFSGSRGEIRLSFSIRDDHVTLFAEQANTGGSGAGVATPVARFRFSHELGQWSLHYPDREQHWRFYLNVGPTLDLGKLLQHLDADPLHLFWE; via the coding sequence ATGGCTCTGCCCGAACTGGTCCGACGGTCCGCCGAAAAAATCCTCACCCGTTACTGCGCCGGGCACCTCTTTTCCGGCAGCCGGGGCGAGATACGACTATCCTTCAGTATCCGCGACGACCACGTGACTCTCTTTGCCGAGCAGGCGAATACTGGCGGCTCCGGTGCGGGGGTCGCCACTCCCGTTGCCCGCTTTCGCTTCAGTCATGAACTCGGCCAATGGTCCCTCCACTACCCGGACCGCGAACAGCACTGGCGCTTCTATCTGAACGTCGGTCCGACCCTGGACCTGGGCAAACTCCTGCAGCATCTCGACGCCGATCCCTTGCATCTTTTCTGGGAGTGA
- a CDS encoding SAP domain-containing protein, translated as MKVTEIRERGQAMGMTGLAGLRKGEMIRAIQRAEGYQDCFGAAWRFDCPQLGCAWRADCLTKNPG; from the coding sequence ATGAAAGTGACCGAGATTCGTGAACGGGGCCAGGCCATGGGGATGACGGGACTGGCAGGGCTGCGCAAGGGCGAAATGATCCGGGCGATTCAGCGGGCCGAAGGATACCAGGATTGCTTCGGCGCCGCCTGGCGTTTCGACTGCCCGCAGCTGGGGTGCGCCTGGCGGGCCGATTGCCTGACAAAAAATCCCGGCTGA
- a CDS encoding DoxX family protein has product MALKFLGKYREFGLLLLRLGIGAMFLYHGWPKLVGGPEKWEKVGLAMQFAGVHAVPTAWGLAAALSEFAGGLCLILGLFFRPACLLLTITMAVAANMHLGKGEGILAASHAIELGILFFSLLFIGPGRYSVDKG; this is encoded by the coding sequence ATGGCCTTGAAGTTTCTGGGGAAATATCGCGAATTCGGCCTGTTGCTGCTGCGCCTGGGGATCGGCGCCATGTTTCTCTACCACGGCTGGCCGAAGCTGGTGGGCGGTCCGGAGAAGTGGGAGAAGGTGGGACTGGCGATGCAGTTCGCCGGGGTTCATGCGGTGCCGACCGCCTGGGGCCTGGCGGCAGCGCTCAGCGAGTTTGCCGGCGGCCTCTGCCTGATCCTCGGCCTCTTTTTCCGCCCGGCCTGCCTGCTGCTGACGATCACCATGGCCGTTGCCGCCAACATGCACCTCGGCAAGGGCGAGGGGATTCTCGCCGCCTCCCACGCCATCGAACTCGGCATCCTGTTCTTCAGCCTGCTGTTCATCGGGCCTGGCCGCTACAGCGTCGACAAGGGTTAG
- a CDS encoding UbiD family decarboxylase, translating into MGYRNLAACVRDLERTGQLIRLEQEVDPDLEAGAIQRRVYQAGGPALLFTRVRGCAFPMLGNLFGTLERARYLFRDTLASIGRLVQLKTDPADLFRHPLAYLNAPLAALTLLPKKVGSGPILAHTTAIDRLPQLKSWPLDGGAFITLPQVYSESPARPGWRQSNLGMYRVQLSGGRYIPNEEIGLHYQIHRGLGVHHAEAIERGVPLRVNIYVGGPPSLTVAAVMPLPEGMPELAFAGLLGGHRLPLVCRPGELPMPAEADFVITGSIDPQRLLPEGPFGDHLGYYSLAHDFPVVRVERVHHRPGAIWPFTTVGRPPQEDTTFGAFIHELTGPLIPSVLPGVQAVHAVDAAGVHPLLLAVGSERYVPYAGGRRPQELLTQANAILGQGQLSLAKYLMIVAREDEPRPDVHDLPAFFRHLLERVDWCRDLHFETRTTIDTLDYSGRGLNEGSKVVIAAAGDVRRALPTELPGGLRLPPGFSAPRLVLPGVLAIQGPPATERGDGEVPRFCNFYAESDPLNAFPLVVVVDDSDFTARTLNNFVWATFTRSDPAADIHGVGAAVEDKHWGCAGSLVIDARRKPHHAPPLEDDPAVEKRVDALGAPGGPLHGII; encoded by the coding sequence ATGGGTTATCGCAACCTGGCCGCTTGCGTTCGAGACCTGGAACGGACCGGACAGCTGATCCGCCTCGAACAGGAAGTCGATCCCGACCTGGAGGCCGGCGCCATCCAGCGCCGGGTTTACCAGGCCGGCGGGCCGGCGCTGCTTTTTACCCGGGTCCGGGGCTGCGCTTTCCCTATGCTCGGCAATCTCTTCGGCACGCTGGAGCGGGCCCGCTACCTTTTCCGCGATACGCTCGCGTCCATCGGTCGCCTGGTCCAGCTGAAAACGGATCCCGCCGACTTGTTTCGGCACCCCCTCGCTTACCTGAACGCACCTTTGGCCGCCCTGACCCTGCTCCCGAAAAAAGTGGGGAGCGGGCCGATCCTTGCCCATACCACCGCCATCGACCGGTTGCCGCAGCTCAAATCCTGGCCGCTGGACGGCGGAGCGTTCATTACCCTGCCGCAGGTTTATTCGGAGAGCCCGGCACGGCCGGGCTGGCGACAGTCCAATCTCGGGATGTACCGGGTGCAACTCTCTGGTGGCCGGTATATCCCGAACGAGGAGATCGGCCTGCATTACCAGATCCACCGCGGGCTCGGCGTACATCACGCCGAAGCGATCGAGCGGGGCGTGCCGCTGCGGGTGAATATCTACGTCGGCGGGCCGCCGAGCCTGACCGTGGCGGCCGTCATGCCGTTGCCGGAAGGAATGCCTGAACTCGCCTTCGCCGGCCTGCTGGGCGGCCACCGCCTGCCGCTGGTCTGCCGCCCCGGTGAGTTGCCGATGCCGGCCGAGGCCGATTTCGTCATCACCGGCAGTATCGACCCGCAGCGACTGCTGCCCGAAGGCCCCTTCGGCGACCACCTAGGCTACTACAGCCTCGCCCACGATTTCCCGGTGGTGCGGGTGGAGCGGGTCCATCACCGCCCCGGAGCAATCTGGCCTTTCACCACCGTCGGCCGGCCGCCGCAGGAGGATACTACCTTCGGCGCCTTCATCCACGAGTTGACCGGGCCGCTCATCCCGAGCGTCCTCCCTGGCGTACAGGCCGTGCATGCGGTCGATGCGGCAGGCGTTCACCCCCTGCTGCTGGCGGTCGGCAGTGAACGCTACGTCCCTTATGCCGGCGGCCGCCGGCCACAGGAACTGCTCACCCAGGCCAACGCCATCCTCGGCCAGGGGCAGCTTTCCCTTGCCAAGTACCTGATGATCGTCGCCCGGGAGGACGAACCCCGGCCCGACGTTCACGACTTGCCCGCCTTCTTCCGGCACCTGCTGGAGCGGGTAGACTGGTGCCGCGACCTGCATTTTGAGACCCGGACCACCATCGACACCCTCGACTACTCCGGCCGCGGTTTGAACGAAGGATCCAAGGTGGTGATCGCCGCTGCCGGGGATGTCCGACGAGCGCTGCCGACCGAGTTGCCAGGCGGACTGCGTCTGCCGCCCGGGTTTTCCGCCCCGCGCCTGGTGCTGCCGGGGGTGCTGGCCATCCAGGGGCCGCCGGCGACGGAAAGAGGCGACGGGGAAGTGCCTCGGTTCTGCAACTTCTATGCAGAGAGCGACCCGCTCAACGCTTTCCCCCTTGTGGTTGTGGTCGATGACAGCGACTTTACCGCCCGTACCCTGAACAACTTCGTCTGGGCAACCTTCACCCGCTCCGATCCGGCCGCCGACATCCACGGCGTCGGCGCCGCAGTCGAGGACAAGCACTGGGGTTGCGCCGGGTCGCTGGTCATCGACGCCCGGCGTAAGCCTCATCACGCGCCGCCGCTCGAGGACGACCCCGCGGTGGAGAAAAGGGTCGATGCCCTGGGAGCGCCGGGCGGTCCGCTCCATGGAATCATCTAG
- a CDS encoding LuxR family transcriptional regulator, with the protein MTPATCQEIIEALETAGTVEEIHEICSRICTHYGFEHFAYVARIPVSLAKPYMCYVSGFPEEWRDRYLGLGYMQIDPVVHHCLKHVTPLPWDTVEPPEKGDKPVWQFMGEAREFGLKSGVSLPMHGGFGETALLSLTSNENPDQSRSRIRAALPFVYLISAYLHEAMRRVIASEQIDLNKAELTEREKECLLWAAEGKTSWETAQILHISERTVIFHLQNAAKKLNVVNRQHAIARAVVMGLITPQFG; encoded by the coding sequence ATGACACCCGCCACCTGCCAGGAAATCATCGAGGCACTGGAAACGGCCGGCACGGTCGAAGAAATCCACGAGATCTGTTCACGCATCTGCACTCATTACGGTTTCGAACATTTTGCTTATGTGGCCAGAATCCCGGTTTCTCTGGCCAAACCCTATATGTGCTATGTCAGTGGCTTTCCAGAGGAATGGCGCGACCGCTACCTCGGCCTCGGCTACATGCAGATCGATCCAGTCGTCCATCACTGTCTCAAGCATGTCACCCCTCTCCCTTGGGACACGGTCGAGCCACCGGAAAAAGGAGACAAGCCGGTCTGGCAATTCATGGGCGAGGCCCGCGAATTCGGTTTGAAGAGTGGCGTCAGCCTGCCGATGCACGGCGGTTTCGGCGAAACGGCCCTGCTTTCGCTGACCTCGAATGAAAATCCGGACCAGTCCCGGAGCCGGATCCGGGCGGCTCTTCCCTTCGTCTACCTGATTTCCGCCTACCTGCATGAAGCGATGCGCCGCGTCATCGCCAGCGAACAGATCGATCTGAACAAGGCCGAACTGACCGAGCGCGAAAAGGAGTGTCTGCTCTGGGCGGCTGAAGGGAAAACCTCCTGGGAGACAGCCCAGATCCTCCATATCTCGGAGCGGACCGTCATCTTCCATCTGCAGAACGCCGCCAAGAAACTCAATGTGGTCAATCGCCAGCATGCCATCGCCCGGGCCGTCGTCATGGGCCTGATCACCCCGCAATTCGGCTGA
- a CDS encoding acyl-homoserine-lactone synthase, with amino-acid sequence MQSVVAFKSNDVQVDKQMVRRMYRFRHKVFRERLGWEVESRNGLEIDHFDELEPIYMVSQNHHQEITGSWRLLPTMGPYMLKDTFPQLLCGETAPQDPGIWEVSRFATITSSHRGRVQANLGQVTLDMIRSLLPFAEEHGIRHYVFVTSVALERLVTRIGLPLRRFGDGQAQRVGKVLSVACWLDVNEQFRQAIGSGKAAATAGEEAA; translated from the coding sequence ATGCAAAGCGTTGTGGCGTTCAAGTCGAACGATGTACAGGTTGACAAACAGATGGTCCGCAGAATGTACCGGTTCCGGCACAAGGTGTTCCGTGAGCGTCTCGGCTGGGAAGTGGAGAGTCGTAACGGACTTGAAATCGATCATTTTGACGAACTTGAGCCGATCTACATGGTCAGCCAGAACCACCATCAGGAAATAACGGGAAGCTGGCGTCTGCTGCCGACCATGGGACCCTACATGCTCAAGGACACCTTTCCGCAGCTCCTCTGCGGCGAGACCGCTCCCCAGGACCCCGGCATCTGGGAAGTGAGCCGCTTTGCCACCATAACCTCCAGCCACCGGGGGCGTGTCCAGGCCAACCTCGGCCAGGTCACTCTCGATATGATCCGGAGCCTGCTCCCCTTTGCCGAAGAGCACGGCATCCGCCATTACGTCTTTGTCACCAGCGTGGCTCTCGAGAGGCTCGTGACCCGCATCGGTCTGCCTCTGCGACGCTTCGGTGACGGACAGGCACAAAGAGTGGGCAAGGTTCTTTCCGTCGCCTGCTGGCTCGATGTCAACGAGCAGTTTCGCCAGGCGATCGGCAGCGGCAAGGCCGCTGCTACGGCTGGAGAGGAGGCGGCATGA